A part of Halictus rubicundus isolate RS-2024b chromosome 4, iyHalRubi1_principal, whole genome shotgun sequence genomic DNA contains:
- the LOC143353592 gene encoding uncharacterized protein LOC143353592: protein MYQDERFTTKSTKGDTTTHCGGGIGLATPLTSSTSAEERKSAFGKRPRSPSRERYGEKRDRTTGFKGRRTHDDTTRASTPSFVLSDDPQPSINRRDHTKPTGDRHLSRVSLPSDFPNSALPSYQRCLVPARSYVQILRSCRGATRRSSVFDMVNRASQLVTRRQSTRTIHNCRVEVPSQCLWIH, encoded by the exons ATGTATCAAGACGAACGTTTCACCACGAAGAGCACCAAAGGAGATACGACGACGCACTGTGGCGGTGGTATTGGACTCGCCACGCCGCTGACTTCGAGTACGTCTGCTGAGGAGAGGAAATCGGCGTTCGGGAAACGGCCGCGGAGTCCGTCGCGAGAACGATACGGGGAAAAAAGAGACCGGACGACAGGGTTCAAGGGTCGCCGGACACACGACGACACAACTCGCGCCAGCACTCCTTCTTTCGTGCTGTCCGACGACCCGCAGCCATCGATAAATCGCCGTGACCACACGAAACCAACCGGCGATCGACACCTATCGCGAGTGAGTCTTCCGAGCGATTTTCCGAACAGTGCGCTACCGTCTTATCAACGCTGCCTTGTTCCTGCTCGTAG CTATGTGCAGATATTACGAAGCTGCCGCGGGGCAACTCGAAGATCATCGGTTTTTGACATGGTCAATCGTGCCTCACAGCTCGTTACTCGAAGACAGTCCACGCGGACAATACACAATTGTCGGGTTGAGGTTCCCTCGCAGTGTCTGTGG